One window of Bactrocera tryoni isolate S06 chromosome 2, CSIRO_BtryS06_freeze2, whole genome shotgun sequence genomic DNA carries:
- the LOC120769326 gene encoding uncharacterized protein LOC120769326, which yields MSWVPSTDFEEEIVDSQPGHNFIFGQLCEPTQQTFYPRPKEHLEFVAQQKFAKNKRENTLTNSQNHKLNLIARVQRIAGTKPLGEQPTINDWDDNDNVEREAIALMRHVGLGPSLEQPLDEVRTIATHPITEEIKINRNGRKHMPVFFDEKFFELKPRVSPSSSSSGNNSPVIEDAATNLNDSCASQKSSSNATSSELAHERSSDTLNSGFESAIDIVGDEESFETARGSDKEYRPQNWRGDEVEKTTQNWRSNDTFIKSQSWRSTKTTYANRNGINRESQNNVCNWRSSADKPSSKEKRIQKKPPLLCSPKELYEKKRQMI from the coding sequence ATGTCTTGGGTGCCATCAACTGACTTTGAAGAGGAAATTGTTGATTCACAACCGggacataattttatttttggtcaaCTGTGTGAACCAACACAACAAACTTTTTATCCACGTCCCAAAGAACATTTGGAGTTTGTAGCACAACAgaaatttgcgaaaaataaACGTGAAAACACTTTAACAAACTctcaaaatcataaattgaatctTATTGCAAGAGTGCAGCGTATTGCTGGTACTAAACCGTTGGGTGAACAACCGACCATCAATGATTGGGATGACAATGACAATGTAGAACGCGAAGCGATCGCTTTGATGAGACATGTTGGTCTCGGGCCTAGTTTGGAGCAACCATTAGACGAAGTCCGCACCATAGCCACACATCCCATAACGGAGGAGatcaaaataaatagaaatggtCGCAAACATATGCCAGTATTTTTTGAtgagaaattttttgaattaaaaccgCGTGTTTCCCCATCGTCGTCATCTTCTGGCAACAATAGTCCTGTAATTGAAGATGCTGCGACTAACCTTAATGATTCCTGCGCGTCACAGAAGAGCAGCAGCAACGCCACATCAAGTGAATTAGCGCATGAACGATCTTCTGATACCCTTAATAGTGGATTTGAGAGTGCAATTGATATTGTAGGTGATGAGGAGAGTTTTGAGACTGCACGAGGAAGTGATAAGGAATACAGACCGCAAAATTGGAGAGGAGATGAAGTAGAAAAAACTACACAAAATTGGCGCAGCAATGACACATTTATTAAGAGTCAATCATGGAGGAGTACGAAAACAACATACGCAAATAGAAATGGAATTAATAGAGAAAGCCAAAATAATGTATGTAATTGGCGTTCTTCAGCCGATAAACCAAGTAGTAAAGAGAAGAGAATTCAAAAGAAGCCACCTTTATTATGTTCACCCaaagaattgtatgaaaagaaacgtcaaatgatttaa